From Styela clava chromosome 6, kaStyClav1.hap1.2, whole genome shotgun sequence, one genomic window encodes:
- the LOC120330946 gene encoding sodium-coupled monocarboxylate transporter 2-like, which translates to MESTKKYFQAIDFVIFGAMLLFSSAIGVFFAYRDRRTQSTDNYYFASKSISPILISMSLSVSFISAITVIGLPVEIYLFGTVYVWVNAAHIIGILVGSIYYIPLLHRLQLKSVYEYFNLRFHPRIRTLTSFMAIWNLILYMGVTIYLPALALSAVTPLQLNWSIALTSIVCTFYTSIGGMKAVIWTDFLQAMIMLAGMLAVFIQTTIVLGGFGPVVEAVERGQRNNIFKFDGDPRIRSTVWTLLLGAGMNNCFKTGCNQVFTQRYLSCGSVKKARIALWLQLFPGLVFSLLAVGNGLLMYTFYEGCDPLSANLINKPDQTMPKLALEIFQNTPGMAGLFVSAAYSGTLSTISSGVNALAALALMDFVLPCFPKMSSDRKVILSKSLTIFFGLLVMTLAYLVSLLSANIIQITSSITGSLGGPLFGVFTMGLFMPWINHWGALVGLVGGWLCTGWVAISALFLASFPDTTRKLPLSTDKCPVFNSTIHSVTTVSVMEASGEEYTTFSSMVSSSAPENGPILHYTLYSISPFYYGILGCTVCIILGHICSLITGFNKPSKADPRLFVPILPFKIFRFGVPELPPEDDASSLTPEEEKFRKALLYDREENNCSPTAPIWEEIEQNEKT; encoded by the exons ATTTTGATTTCCATGTCATTGTCGGTTTCGTTTATTTCTGCTATCACAGTAATTGGTCTTCCAgttgaaatttatttgtttgGAACAGTATATGTTTGGGTGAATGCTGCACATATCATAGGAATACTTGTTGGGtctatttattacattccactttTGCACAGGCTTCAACTAAAAAGCGTATATGAg tattttaatcTTCGCTTCCACCCCAGAATAAGAACGTTGACATCATTTATGGCAATATGGAACCTG attCTCTACATGGGCGTAACAATATACCTGCCAGCACTGGCATTGAGTGCTGTCACACCCCTTCAATTGAATTGGAGTATAGCATTAACAAGTATTGTTTGTACATTCTACACCAGTatt GGTGGGATGAAAGCGGTCATATGGACTGATTTTTTGCAAGCCATGATTATGTTGGCAGGAATGCTTGCAGTGTTTATCCAAACAACTATAGTCCTGGGTGGATTTGGTCCTGTGGTCGAAGCAGTTGAACGTGGACAGcggaataatattttcaa ATTCGATGGCGACCCTCGCATTCGAAGTACAGTATGGACATTGCTTTTAGGAGCGGGAATgaataattgttttaaaactGGATGCAATCAAGTATTCACTCAAAGATATTTGTCATGCGGTTCAGTGAAAAAAGCAAGAAT AGCTCTATGGTTACAGCTATTTCCGGGACTCGTATTTTCTTTGTTAGCCGTGGGTAACGGTTTGCTGATGTATACATTTTATGAAGGATGTGATCCTTTGTCAGCAAATCTTATAAACAAACCCGATCAGACGATGCCGAAATTAGCgttggaaatatttcaaaatactcCTGGAATGGCTGGTCTGTTTGTTTCAGCAGCGTACAGCGGCACCTTGag TACAATATCTTCAGGCGTAAACGCTTTAGCTGCATTAGCATTGATGGATTTTGTTCTTCCCTGCTTTCCAAAGATGTCGTCGGACAGGAAAGTTATCTTGAGCAAATCATTGA CTATTTTCTTCGGTTTGCTGGTGATGACTCTTGCATATCTCGTCTCTCTGCTTTCCGCAAATATAATCCAGATTACGTCTTCTATAACTGGTTCATTAGGAGGTCCTTTGTTTGGTGTATTTACAATGGGACTTTTCATGCCTTGGATAAATCATTGG GGAGCTTTGGTCGGCTTAGTGGGTGGTTGGTTGTGCACGGGTTGGGTTGCAATATCAGCACTATTTTTGGCGAGCTTCCCAGACACGACGAGGAAACTTCCTTTGTCTACTGATAAATGCCCTGTGTTCAATTCAACCATACATTCTGTTACAACTGTGTCGGTGATGGAGGCTTCAGGAGAAGAATATACAACGTTTTCCTCAATGGTTTCATCTTCTGCACCAGAAAACgg GCCTATTCTGCATTATACTCTGTATTCAATATCCCCATTTTATTACGGAATACTTGGATGTACCGTCTGCATCATACTAGGTCATATATGCTCACTTATCACAg GCTTCAACAAACCGTCAAAAGCAGATCCGAGGctttttgttccaattttacCCTTCAAAATATTCCGTTTCGGTGTTCCTGAACTTCCACCCGAAGACGACGCTTCGTCTCTGACACCAGAAGAAGAAAAATTCAGAAAGGCTTTGCTTTATGATagagaagaaaataattgcTCCCCAACTGCACCTATATGGGAAGAAATAGAACAAAATGAGAAGACATAA
- the LOC120331234 gene encoding sodium-coupled monocarboxylate transporter 2-like isoform X2 produces the protein MESNKYFHAIDFVIFIGMLIISSAVGVFFAYRDRETQSTDNYYFGSRKVSPYLNLRFHTRIRSLASGMAMINLILYMGVTVYIPALALSAVTPLELNWSIALTSLVCTFYTSIGGMKAVIWTDFIQAIIMLTGMFAVFIKATIVVGGLGSISEAVERGERNNFWKFNIDPRVRSTVWTVVIGLTLNNCFKTGCNQVFTQRYMSCDSVKSARIALWLKIIPGTMFTLLSVGNGLAMYAFYEGCDPHTAKQITKPDQSMPRLAMEIFQDTPGMAGLFVSSAYCGTLSTISSGVNALSALALMDFILPCFPKMSSKKRIVLSKVLTIIFGVLVMTLAYLVSLSSSNIIQITTSITGSIGGPVIAVFTMGMFMPWINHWGALIGIVGGWLFAGWIAISAMSLSSFPGTTEKLPLSIDSCPTSNYTTQISTNYSSYSTSTTEIEYSSGEIMTTNLAIVESPVINYTLYSISPFYYGVIGFLTCILIGHIISLITGFNKPSKADPMLFVPIFNYKVLRFGVPEIPSSYTLASCTPEEEKLNKTTNPNTKNANGSPIASNWEDSILKE, from the exons ATGGAGTCTAACAAATACTTTCACGCCATTGACTTTGTTATATTTATAG GAATGCTCATAATTTCATCAGCAGTCGGTGTGTTTTTTGCATATCGTGATAGAGAAACTCAATCAACAGATAATTACTATTTTGGAAGCAGGAAGGTGTCACCG TATTTGAATCTACGATTCCATACCAGAATCCGATCACTAGCTTCGGGAATGGCAATGATTAACCTG ATTCTTTACATGGGAGTCACAGTTTATATTCCTGCCCTAGCTCTAAGTGCTGTTACTCCACTTGAACTGAATTGGAGTATTGCCCTAACAAGCCTTGTTTGCACTTTCTACACTAGTATT GGCGGAATGAAAGCAGTAATATGGACTGATTTCATACAAGCAATTATAATGTTGACTGGAATGTTTGCAGTTTTTATAAAAGCCACCATTGTTGTTGGCGGACTTGGTTCCATTTCTGAAGCTGTTGAGCGAGGGGAAAGAAATAATTTTTGGAA attCAACATTGATCCAAGAGTTAGAAGCACTGTTTGGACCGTAGTTATCGGGTTGACATTAAACAATTGCTTTAAAACTGGATGCAATCAAGTCTTTACACAGAGATATATGTCATGCGATTCAGTCAAATCCGCAAGAAT AGCTTTATGGTTGAAAATTATCCCCGGTACGATGTTCACGTTGTTATCAGTTGGAAATGGTTTGGCAATGTATGCATTCTATGAAGGGTGTGATCCTCATACtgcaaaacaaataactaaaccTGACCAATCAATGCCGAGACTGGCTATGGAAATATTTCAAGACACTCCAGGAATGGCTGGACTTTTTGTTTCATCTGCCTATTGCGGAACGCTAAG TACAATATCGTCGGGTGTCAATGCTCTTTCTGCGTTAGCTTTGATGGATTTCATTCTTCCGTGTTTTCCAAAGATGTCATCAAAAAAGAGAATAGTTCTCAGCAAAGTATTAA cTATTATTTTTGGAGTGCTGGTTATGACGCTTGCTTATCTGGTATCTCTCTCATCATCAAACATCATCCAAATAACGACATCTATAACTGGTTCCATCGGGGGTCCAGTCATTGCTGTATTCACAATGGGGATGTTTATGCCGTGGATAAATCACTGG GGTGCATTGATAGGAATTGTTGGAGGATGGCTCTTTGCAGGCTGGATTGCAATATCTGCAATGTCTCTGTCAAGTTTTCCTGGCACAACAGAAAAGCTGCCGTTGTCAATAGACAGTTGTCCTACTTCCAATTATACGACGCAAATCAGTACAAACTATTCTAGTTACTCTACCTCAACTACGGAGATAGAATACTCGTCAGGGGAAATTATGACAACAAATTTAGCAATTGTCGAGAG TCCGGTGATTAACTACACTCTTTATTCAATCTCACCATTCTATTACGGAGTTATCGGATTTCTGACATGTATTCTGATCGGTCACATTATTTCACTGATTACAG GATTTAACAAACCGTCTAAAGCCGATCCAATGTTATTCGTACCAATATTCAATTACAAAGTACTTCGTTTTGGTGTTCCTGAAATTCCCTCAAGCTACACACTAGCATCTTGCACGCcagaagaagaaaaattaaataaaaccaCAAACCCAAATACGAAGAATGCCAATGGATCACCGATTGCTTCTAATTGGGAAGACTCAATATTGAAGGAATGA
- the LOC120331234 gene encoding sodium-coupled monocarboxylate transporter 1-like isoform X1 produces MESNKYFHAIDFVIFIGMLIISSAVGVFFAYRDRETQSTDNYYFGSRKVSPILVSFSLAVSFISAITVIGLPVEIYLFGTIFAWVVLSHLIAVLISSTYYIPLLHRLQLKSVYQYLNLRFHTRIRSLASGMAMINLILYMGVTVYIPALALSAVTPLELNWSIALTSLVCTFYTSIGGMKAVIWTDFIQAIIMLTGMFAVFIKATIVVGGLGSISEAVERGERNNFWKFNIDPRVRSTVWTVVIGLTLNNCFKTGCNQVFTQRYMSCDSVKSARIALWLKIIPGTMFTLLSVGNGLAMYAFYEGCDPHTAKQITKPDQSMPRLAMEIFQDTPGMAGLFVSSAYCGTLSTISSGVNALSALALMDFILPCFPKMSSKKRIVLSKVLTIIFGVLVMTLAYLVSLSSSNIIQITTSITGSIGGPVIAVFTMGMFMPWINHWGALIGIVGGWLFAGWIAISAMSLSSFPGTTEKLPLSIDSCPTSNYTTQISTNYSSYSTSTTEIEYSSGEIMTTNLAIVESPVINYTLYSISPFYYGVIGFLTCILIGHIISLITGFNKPSKADPMLFVPIFNYKVLRFGVPEIPSSYTLASCTPEEEKLNKTTNPNTKNANGSPIASNWEDSILKE; encoded by the exons ATGGAGTCTAACAAATACTTTCACGCCATTGACTTTGTTATATTTATAG GAATGCTCATAATTTCATCAGCAGTCGGTGTGTTTTTTGCATATCGTGATAGAGAAACTCAATCAACAGATAATTACTATTTTGGAAGCAGGAAGGTGTCACCG ATTCTTGTTTCGTTTTCCTTGGCCGTTTCTTTCATATCTGCAATAACCGTGATTGGTCTTCCAgtcgaaatatatttatttggtaCAATCTTCGCCTGGGTTGTTTTGTCACATTTGATTGCTGTATTGATATCTTCAACGTATTACATCCCTCTTCTGCACCGATTGCAGTTGAAAAGTGTATATCAG TATTTGAATCTACGATTCCATACCAGAATCCGATCACTAGCTTCGGGAATGGCAATGATTAACCTG ATTCTTTACATGGGAGTCACAGTTTATATTCCTGCCCTAGCTCTAAGTGCTGTTACTCCACTTGAACTGAATTGGAGTATTGCCCTAACAAGCCTTGTTTGCACTTTCTACACTAGTATT GGCGGAATGAAAGCAGTAATATGGACTGATTTCATACAAGCAATTATAATGTTGACTGGAATGTTTGCAGTTTTTATAAAAGCCACCATTGTTGTTGGCGGACTTGGTTCCATTTCTGAAGCTGTTGAGCGAGGGGAAAGAAATAATTTTTGGAA attCAACATTGATCCAAGAGTTAGAAGCACTGTTTGGACCGTAGTTATCGGGTTGACATTAAACAATTGCTTTAAAACTGGATGCAATCAAGTCTTTACACAGAGATATATGTCATGCGATTCAGTCAAATCCGCAAGAAT AGCTTTATGGTTGAAAATTATCCCCGGTACGATGTTCACGTTGTTATCAGTTGGAAATGGTTTGGCAATGTATGCATTCTATGAAGGGTGTGATCCTCATACtgcaaaacaaataactaaaccTGACCAATCAATGCCGAGACTGGCTATGGAAATATTTCAAGACACTCCAGGAATGGCTGGACTTTTTGTTTCATCTGCCTATTGCGGAACGCTAAG TACAATATCGTCGGGTGTCAATGCTCTTTCTGCGTTAGCTTTGATGGATTTCATTCTTCCGTGTTTTCCAAAGATGTCATCAAAAAAGAGAATAGTTCTCAGCAAAGTATTAA cTATTATTTTTGGAGTGCTGGTTATGACGCTTGCTTATCTGGTATCTCTCTCATCATCAAACATCATCCAAATAACGACATCTATAACTGGTTCCATCGGGGGTCCAGTCATTGCTGTATTCACAATGGGGATGTTTATGCCGTGGATAAATCACTGG GGTGCATTGATAGGAATTGTTGGAGGATGGCTCTTTGCAGGCTGGATTGCAATATCTGCAATGTCTCTGTCAAGTTTTCCTGGCACAACAGAAAAGCTGCCGTTGTCAATAGACAGTTGTCCTACTTCCAATTATACGACGCAAATCAGTACAAACTATTCTAGTTACTCTACCTCAACTACGGAGATAGAATACTCGTCAGGGGAAATTATGACAACAAATTTAGCAATTGTCGAGAG TCCGGTGATTAACTACACTCTTTATTCAATCTCACCATTCTATTACGGAGTTATCGGATTTCTGACATGTATTCTGATCGGTCACATTATTTCACTGATTACAG GATTTAACAAACCGTCTAAAGCCGATCCAATGTTATTCGTACCAATATTCAATTACAAAGTACTTCGTTTTGGTGTTCCTGAAATTCCCTCAAGCTACACACTAGCATCTTGCACGCcagaagaagaaaaattaaataaaaccaCAAACCCAAATACGAAGAATGCCAATGGATCACCGATTGCTTCTAATTGGGAAGACTCAATATTGAAGGAATGA
- the LOC120330914 gene encoding MFS-type transporter SLC18B1-like: MSSSTNDILLLQLEDKEEHSTNPRTGTKIIDNRDSANKPKTVETSLWGDSTRKQIAILTFLLMLQIFVSCCASIHVAFFTRVVLEKGGSVLHAAIILQIYTAATTVFGPIFGKFQHKFGSRNLIFAGSGICGICQALLGTLQYVNNLVVFIAVGIALRFLTGIGNSAYNTAATTIACQEFPEHVSKVFGFLQAASGCTLFVAPALGGVLYEYFGMFMPLATAGGIVVGSMSFQYFVFPDYSEINKNKQQEPDKFNSCTFLLDPLVIGILCVVGIGSGVFGYCEVALTTYFDERNLSTSYAGAALFAIGVSYAIFSSLTGYVISWKPNIRPHSLILGLMGIGGVMWLFSIDQILGVVYFGAFLLGGFAGMCVVPAFEELLVIANKGIITKNTNTGIYSNVSGIWYANMGIGMTVIPIVTSAIKDWTKSPFSISFYGLSIFHIVCTSLLAIFMIYKKVRNRRN; this comes from the coding sequence ATGTCTTCGTCTACCAACGATATTCTTCTACTACAGTTGGAAGATAAAGAAGAACACTCAACAAACCCACGTACTGGTACCAAAATCATAGATAACCGTGATTCCGCCAACAAGCCTAAGACAGTTGAGACTTCTTTATGGGGCGATTCTACCAGGAAGCAAATTGCTATTTTGACATTTCTATTAATGTTGCAAATATTTGTAAGTTGTTGTGCGAGTATACATGTTGCATTTTTCACACGTGTAGTTCTAGAAAAGGGTGGGAGTGTGTTACATGCTGCAATCATACTGCAAATCTACACCGCAGCAACAACGGTATTTGGACCTATTTTTGGCAAATTTCAGCACAAATTCGGAAGCAGAAACTTAATATTTGCTGGTTCTGGCATATGCGGCATCTGCCAAGCTCTCTTGGGTACTCTGCAATACGTAAATAACTTAGTGGTATTTATTGCAGTAGGTATCGCTTTGCGGTTTCTTACTGGAATCGGTAACTCTGCTTATAACACCGCAGCCACCACAATTGCTTGTCAAGAATTTCCAGAACATGTGAGTAAAGTGTTCGGATTTCTGCAGGCGGCGTCAGGGTGTACTTTGTTCGTAGCTCCGGCATTGGGTGGCGTATTGTATGAGTATTTTGGAATGTTCATGCCTTTAGCTACTGCTGGTGGAATTGTTGTAGGATCTATGAGCTTCCAGTATTTTGTATTTCCGGATTACagcgaaataaataaaaacaagcaACAAGAGCCGGATAAATTCAACTCCTGCACTTTTCTACTCGATCCATTGGTAATTGGAATATTGTGCGTGGTTGGAATCGGGAGCGGCGTGTTCGGCTACTGTGAAGTAGCACTTACTACATATTTTGATGAAAGAAACTTATCTACTTCATATGCAGGCGCAGCATTGTTTGCAATTGGTGTGTCCTATGCAATATTTTCGTCATTGACGGGATATGTTATAAGCTGGAAACCGAATATTCGACCGCATTCGTTAATTTTGGGATTGATGGGAATTGGCGGTGTTATGTGGTTATTCTCAATAGATCAGATTCTTGGTGTGGTGTACTTCGGTGCGTTCTTGTTGGGAGGTTTTGCCGGCATGTGCGTCGTGCCAGCGTTTGAAGAGTTGTTGGTAATTGCAAACAAAGGAATcataacaaaaaatacaaatactGGAATATATAGCAATGTTTCGGGAATATGGTATGCAAACATGGGCATTGGAATGACAGTGATACCTATAGTAACATCAGCAATAAAAGATTGGACAAAATCTCCTTTCTCAATAAGTTTTTATGGACTTTCCATTTTTCACATCGTATGTACATCACTTCTGGCcatttttatgatatataaAAAAGTACGCAACAGGCGcaattaa